The following proteins come from a genomic window of Aquimarina sp. MAR_2010_214:
- a CDS encoding sensor histidine kinase encodes MERQETAILIASTVLVVIIILMISLFLIFQKRKNSLLLQQKEAEKKFERAIAETQIEIREETLRNISWELHDNIGQLLTLAKIQVNIAQDDPDKLEEVTETITKSLTELRSLSKLINPDTIKSLSLTEAITLEIERFNRMQFIKATITSNEEIEVLDDKAEIIIFRILQEFFTNTIKHSKASNLDVDVHYGIDKLVIHAKDNGVGFDQIDCPTKRGIGLSNMQNRGKLIDAIVQITSQKGKGTAITLTYPYKNESSMALDNEVN; translated from the coding sequence ATGGAGCGACAAGAAACAGCAATATTAATAGCAAGTACAGTACTTGTTGTAATTATCATTTTAATGATTTCTCTTTTTTTGATTTTTCAAAAAAGGAAGAACAGTCTCTTGTTACAACAAAAGGAGGCAGAGAAAAAGTTTGAAAGAGCTATTGCAGAGACTCAGATCGAAATCAGAGAAGAGACACTCCGTAATATTAGCTGGGAGTTACATGATAATATTGGCCAGCTACTCACGCTGGCCAAAATACAAGTAAATATAGCGCAAGATGACCCCGATAAATTAGAAGAGGTGACCGAGACTATAACCAAAAGCCTTACAGAATTGCGATCGCTATCAAAATTGATTAACCCAGATACTATAAAAAGCTTAAGTCTTACAGAAGCGATAACCTTAGAAATAGAACGATTTAATCGCATGCAATTTATTAAAGCCACAATCACCAGTAATGAAGAGATAGAAGTATTGGATGATAAGGCCGAGATTATCATCTTTAGGATATTACAGGAATTCTTTACGAATACCATCAAACATTCTAAAGCTTCAAATCTGGATGTTGATGTACATTATGGTATCGATAAATTGGTAATCCATGCAAAAGATAATGGTGTTGGTTTTGATCAAATAGATTGCCCTACTAAAAGAGGGATAGGACTAAGTAACATGCAAAATAGAGGGAAATTAATCGATGCCATCGTACAAATAACATCACAAAAAGGAAAAGGAACGGCAATAACACTAACTTATCCTTATAAAAACGAAAGTTCGATGGCTTTAGACAATGAAGTTAATTAA
- a CDS encoding response regulator transcription factor, producing MMKYSVVIVEDHILLSQALSGLVNGFPKFKILYICKNGKELLTRFKDPKNIPDIVLMDINMPIMNGIETTAALKEQYPQVKVLALSVEEDENTILKMLRAGAKGYLLKDTEKSILENALIQVQETGFYHTKDVTNLLLGSLNPKEENNVVLKDREVEFIKHACTEKTYKEIANDMCLSPKTIEGYRDSIFEKLNLKNRTGLVIYAIKSKLFVP from the coding sequence ATCATGAAATACTCAGTAGTTATTGTAGAAGATCATATTTTACTATCCCAGGCATTATCTGGACTAGTAAATGGGTTTCCTAAATTTAAAATTCTATATATCTGTAAAAACGGGAAAGAGCTACTTACCCGATTTAAAGATCCTAAAAACATCCCGGATATTGTACTTATGGATATCAATATGCCTATCATGAATGGGATTGAAACTACAGCGGCATTAAAGGAACAATACCCACAAGTAAAGGTACTAGCATTATCAGTAGAAGAAGACGAAAATACAATCCTTAAAATGCTTAGAGCAGGTGCAAAAGGATATCTATTAAAAGATACAGAAAAAAGTATTCTGGAAAATGCGCTTATCCAGGTGCAGGAAACAGGTTTTTACCACACAAAAGATGTAACCAATTTATTATTAGGATCACTAAACCCTAAAGAAGAAAACAATGTCGTACTCAAAGATCGAGAGGTAGAATTTATTAAACATGCTTGTACCGAGAAAACATATAAAGAAATTGCAAACGACATGTGTTTAAGTCCAAAAACAATTGAAGGATATCGAGATTCTATTTTTGAAAAACTAAATCTAAAAAACAGAACAGGTTTGGTTATTTATGCTATCAAAAGTAAATTATTTGTTCCTTAG
- the rpoN gene encoding RNA polymerase factor sigma-54: MLKQQLNFKLSQKLSPQQIQLMKLIQLPTQAFEQRLKQEMEENPALDSGKDKADELDDAFSNESAAEEDYGTEKIEADINVDEYLSDDEIPSYRLSSNNYSADDEEKSVPYASGTSFHQHLVNQLNTYRFNDEEREIAEFLVGSVDESGYIRRPLSDILDDLAFTQNVYTTEEKIENVLQIVHQLDPAGVGARNLQECLWIQLDRKETTIPIKLASGILKKAFDHFSKKHYDKLLVKFDVTEEQLKEAIDEIEHLNPKPGGAYAGNNRLIEHVVPDFTIRIVDGELELTLNGRNAPELHVSREYNNMLQGYKASKEKSKSQKDAVLFIKQKLDAAKWFIEAVKQRQQTLFITMSAIMHYQKSYFLSGDERNLKPMILKDIADEISMDVSTVSRVANSKYVDTPYGTKLIKEFFSESMTNDQGEEVSTREIKKILEITIGEEDKKKPLTDEKLAKILKEKGYPIARRTVAKYREQLDIPVARLRKKI; the protein is encoded by the coding sequence ATGCTAAAACAACAATTAAATTTTAAGCTTTCTCAGAAACTTTCTCCACAGCAGATTCAACTCATGAAGTTGATTCAACTTCCTACGCAAGCATTCGAACAACGTTTGAAACAAGAAATGGAAGAGAACCCTGCTCTTGATAGCGGAAAAGATAAAGCGGATGAACTTGATGATGCATTTAGTAATGAAAGTGCTGCAGAAGAGGATTATGGAACCGAGAAAATAGAGGCAGACATCAATGTTGATGAATATCTTAGTGATGATGAGATTCCAAGTTACAGGTTAAGTTCTAATAATTATAGTGCTGATGATGAGGAAAAAAGTGTCCCTTACGCCTCTGGAACATCTTTCCATCAACATTTGGTTAATCAATTAAACACCTACCGATTTAATGATGAAGAAAGAGAAATTGCTGAATTTCTTGTTGGTAGTGTTGATGAAAGCGGTTATATAAGAAGGCCTTTATCTGATATTTTAGATGATTTAGCCTTCACTCAAAATGTATATACTACCGAGGAAAAAATAGAAAATGTCTTACAAATTGTTCATCAACTGGATCCTGCAGGTGTTGGCGCTCGTAATTTGCAAGAATGTCTTTGGATTCAATTGGATAGAAAAGAAACCACTATTCCAATAAAATTAGCTTCAGGGATCTTAAAAAAGGCTTTTGACCATTTTAGCAAAAAGCATTATGACAAACTTTTAGTGAAATTTGACGTTACTGAAGAACAACTAAAAGAAGCAATCGATGAAATTGAACATCTTAACCCTAAACCAGGAGGAGCATATGCAGGTAACAATCGTTTGATTGAACATGTAGTTCCTGATTTTACAATCAGAATTGTAGATGGTGAACTTGAATTGACTCTAAACGGCCGTAATGCTCCAGAACTTCATGTATCTAGAGAATACAACAATATGCTTCAAGGATATAAAGCCAGTAAAGAAAAATCTAAATCACAAAAGGATGCTGTTTTGTTTATTAAACAAAAATTAGATGCTGCAAAATGGTTTATCGAAGCTGTAAAGCAAAGACAACAGACACTTTTTATTACTATGAGTGCAATAATGCACTATCAAAAAAGTTATTTTCTTAGTGGAGACGAAAGAAATCTTAAGCCAATGATTTTAAAAGACATTGCCGATGAGATCTCTATGGATGTAAGTACTGTTTCAAGAGTAGCAAACAGTAAATATGTTGATACTCCTTATGGGACAAAACTTATCAAAGAGTTCTTTTCTGAATCAATGACTAATGATCAAGGGGAAGAAGTCTCTACCAGAGAAATTAAAAAAATACTGGAAATAACTATAGGCGAAGAAGACAAGAAAAAACCTCTTACGGATGAAAAGCTTGCCAAAATCCTTAAAGAGAAAGGATATCCTATAGCCAGAAGAACTGTAGCCAAGTACAGGGAGCAATTAGATATCCCTGTTGCCAGATTACGAAAGAAAATTTAA
- a CDS encoding GNAT family N-acetyltransferase translates to MTASGKISIIPFDSKYAKDFAALNIEWLEKYFVVEPHDTDLLEQCEETIINKGGLIFFAKVNNDIAGTFSLIKTEEGIYELGKMAVSPKFQGQKIGQQLMQFCIQFSKDQGWKKILLYSNRILENAIYIYSKYGFVEVPLEDTPPYQRSNIKMELVL, encoded by the coding sequence ATGACAGCTTCAGGAAAAATATCTATCATTCCATTTGATTCAAAATATGCAAAAGATTTCGCAGCTCTTAATATAGAATGGCTCGAAAAATATTTTGTTGTAGAACCACATGATACTGATTTATTAGAACAATGTGAAGAAACAATCATTAATAAAGGAGGGTTGATTTTTTTTGCTAAAGTAAATAACGACATAGCAGGTACTTTTTCACTAATCAAAACTGAAGAAGGTATCTACGAACTGGGAAAAATGGCTGTTTCTCCAAAATTTCAAGGTCAAAAAATCGGGCAGCAATTAATGCAGTTCTGTATTCAATTTTCTAAAGATCAAGGTTGGAAAAAAATATTACTTTATTCTAATAGAATTTTAGAAAATGCGATCTATATCTACAGTAAGTACGGTTTTGTAGAAGTACCTCTAGAGGATACTCCACCCTATCAACGAAGTAATATCAAAATGGAGCTTGTATTGTAA
- a CDS encoding DNA repair ATPase, translating to MEEIKKEKDIQLDGGTYEIIQKRLQKQKGELQNRLTQLNEARKEVFGSVETKLIANNRISTEHNCIARDIITIGDFCLFGYNVHFGLRTEITLEDVFSIYTYKNDHFAAKSLDLINDSIFIDDFTNLYKYYRNTIFSKFAINGNYLHMVFQLSESVSDIKTFKWLINEDTLSYIDNRSEHEFKFPKQHEFNWTEVTRDMHRYGAHPHISILDKVFVETIGGDLTIKIEDNTDEGKGILDEIVEHVDQTLDDGQYRFADLGNLIVLEIKPFQETPRYFVYNHKMQEVKKISCIKDACILLPDDQGIIYPNGYYLQSGDFKLFTNEVNNIKFQEKITSPNGEDFLYIFYQANKGLYTLMAYNVIEQEVKTPIVCNGFTILEHGELCYFKTENEQTKHHVIQIWQTPFIKGDVLPSEHIDTLLYKIGNKDIVKAMAESNALITLLNKEDNYDGLYDDIAKFSNDIIDSYYWIREEDTFRLDIPLEEINGAANSAIDEFEKVVQLRKTAANITKETLTKAEAIFGKIKSSSFRSIDDFVEVLSQLRTLRGEVIGLNDIRYVDNTFTEELETKIAEQTEKISQRSVQFLLDDKALLPYHTRVEEKQVLLEKIKKVIDAKKLEQEVNQIATDLEMLIDIVSNLQIEDTSHSTKIIDTISLIFATINQLKSGIKNKIKSLGSKEATAEFAAQLKLVDQSIINYLDIANTPEKTDELLNKVSVQLEDLEGRFADFEEFITQIIEKREEVYNAFETRKNSLIEAQNKKTIALENAANRILKGVTKKALSFDSVIDINGYFASDLMINKLRDIVTQLQKLDDAGKAESIETAIKVAKEDATRKLKDKQDLYEDGENIIKLGKHKFGVNKQPLDLTIVYKDGSLNYHLTGTDFYQEIINETLLESKKYWDQELISENQEVYRASYLAFKIFKHYTHSTKDSIKSDLKSLSDDELLELVKSESSKNYAEGYVKGVHDIDAFKILKVLTTKDHDLGVLRFDPNTRAFAQYFWYSLESKNQKKWNDIIKASGEVLDIFPESNEYHKVITNLEKEIINSFSNALIETEGYSEDTTNEIANYLFIELQKDHTFCTSQTANELHDAFIKALKKKKGFAKLKKSLELDTKSRSNGTIDWNYKINLALQWVSSYLKTNHPLQTKYAHEVVCILLFKDESISEVIHVNPSQIIEGLNGSHNSITENTFEFNYHEFISKMEQFSTVNVPSFGAYREAKHKVTETLKEDLKLTEFEPKVLSSFVRNKLIDQVYLPLFGDNLSKQLGSLGDNKRTDRMGMLLLISPPGYGKTTLMEYMANRLGLVFMKINGPAIGHEVTSVDPMAANNSAAREELKKLNLAFEMGNNVMLYLDDIQHCNPEFLQKFISLSDGTRKIEGVYNGTPKTYDLRSKKFCVIMAGNPYTESGEKFQIPDMLANRADIYNLGDIIGDTANLFKLSLIENSMTSNPILHQLSGKHYEDIYHLIEMAETGSKEGIELQGNHTKQEIQDYLAVLEKVIIIRNTILKVNETYIKSAAMEDAYRVEPSFKLQGSYRDMNKLVAKIVPIMNEKELQTLLLSHYENESQTLTSAAEANLLKYKEMTQSIEKEEVIRWEAMKETFTKNNALKGFGDKNEMAQVLAQMMQFSDHLAGIQEVLKKGLDKK from the coding sequence ATGGAAGAGATCAAAAAAGAAAAAGACATACAATTGGATGGAGGAACCTACGAAATCATTCAAAAGCGTTTACAAAAACAAAAAGGTGAGCTGCAAAACCGTTTGACGCAACTTAATGAGGCACGAAAAGAAGTTTTTGGCAGTGTAGAAACCAAGTTAATTGCTAATAACCGTATTAGTACAGAGCATAATTGTATTGCCAGAGACATTATAACCATCGGTGATTTTTGCCTTTTTGGATACAATGTTCATTTTGGACTTCGTACAGAGATTACACTCGAAGATGTATTTAGTATATACACTTATAAAAATGATCATTTTGCTGCTAAATCATTAGATCTCATTAATGATTCTATTTTTATTGATGACTTCACCAATCTCTACAAATACTATCGTAATACTATATTTTCTAAATTCGCTATTAATGGAAATTACCTTCATATGGTATTTCAACTTAGTGAAAGCGTTTCTGATATTAAAACCTTCAAATGGTTAATCAATGAAGATACTCTTTCTTATATTGATAATCGTAGCGAACACGAGTTCAAATTTCCAAAACAACATGAATTCAATTGGACCGAAGTTACCCGGGATATGCATCGCTATGGAGCACACCCCCATATTTCAATCCTTGATAAGGTATTTGTAGAAACCATCGGAGGGGATTTAACGATCAAAATTGAAGACAATACCGACGAAGGAAAAGGGATTTTAGATGAAATTGTAGAACATGTTGATCAAACACTAGATGATGGGCAATATCGTTTTGCAGACTTGGGTAATCTCATAGTTCTCGAAATCAAGCCTTTTCAGGAAACTCCACGTTACTTCGTCTATAATCATAAAATGCAGGAAGTAAAAAAAATAAGTTGTATCAAAGATGCTTGTATATTACTTCCTGATGACCAAGGGATTATTTATCCCAACGGATACTATCTCCAGTCTGGTGACTTTAAATTATTTACCAATGAGGTCAATAACATAAAGTTTCAGGAGAAAATCACATCACCAAACGGAGAAGATTTTCTTTATATTTTTTATCAAGCTAATAAAGGATTGTATACCCTAATGGCTTACAATGTTATCGAACAAGAAGTAAAAACACCTATAGTCTGTAATGGTTTTACAATATTAGAGCATGGTGAATTATGCTATTTTAAAACCGAAAACGAACAAACTAAGCATCATGTTATACAGATATGGCAAACACCTTTTATAAAAGGTGATGTATTACCTTCAGAACATATCGACACCTTGCTTTACAAAATCGGTAATAAAGACATTGTAAAAGCAATGGCAGAGAGTAATGCTTTGATCACATTACTTAATAAAGAAGATAACTACGATGGACTGTATGATGATATCGCCAAATTCTCTAATGACATTATTGACAGTTATTATTGGATTCGTGAAGAAGACACTTTTAGGTTAGACATCCCTCTTGAGGAAATTAATGGTGCGGCAAATTCTGCTATAGATGAATTTGAAAAAGTAGTTCAACTTAGAAAAACTGCTGCAAATATAACTAAGGAAACGCTAACCAAAGCCGAGGCCATTTTTGGTAAAATCAAAAGCAGTTCCTTTCGTTCTATTGATGATTTTGTTGAAGTTTTATCACAATTGCGCACACTGCGTGGCGAAGTTATTGGTCTAAACGACATTAGGTATGTAGACAACACATTTACCGAAGAACTCGAAACTAAGATTGCAGAGCAAACAGAAAAAATATCACAGCGTTCTGTACAGTTTTTACTGGATGACAAAGCGCTACTCCCCTATCACACTCGTGTAGAAGAAAAGCAAGTTCTTCTTGAGAAAATCAAAAAAGTAATTGATGCCAAAAAATTAGAGCAAGAAGTCAATCAGATCGCAACGGATCTGGAAATGTTAATCGACATTGTTTCTAATCTACAAATCGAAGACACCTCACACTCAACAAAGATTATCGATACTATTTCTTTAATCTTTGCAACGATAAACCAGCTTAAATCTGGTATCAAAAACAAGATCAAATCTCTTGGTAGCAAAGAAGCTACAGCCGAATTCGCAGCACAATTAAAACTTGTTGATCAAAGTATCATCAACTACCTAGATATTGCTAATACTCCCGAAAAAACAGATGAGTTACTAAATAAAGTATCTGTTCAATTAGAAGATTTAGAAGGAAGATTTGCCGATTTCGAGGAATTTATTACTCAGATTATCGAGAAAAGAGAAGAGGTATATAATGCCTTTGAAACTCGAAAAAATAGTTTAATTGAAGCTCAAAATAAAAAAACTATTGCTCTAGAGAATGCCGCTAATCGAATTTTAAAAGGTGTAACTAAAAAAGCACTAAGTTTTGATTCGGTTATTGATATCAACGGGTATTTTGCTTCTGATCTCATGATCAATAAATTGAGAGATATTGTTACCCAATTACAGAAATTAGATGATGCAGGCAAAGCCGAATCTATTGAAACAGCCATAAAGGTTGCTAAAGAAGATGCTACGCGTAAACTTAAAGACAAGCAAGATCTCTATGAAGATGGGGAGAATATCATCAAACTTGGAAAACATAAATTTGGGGTAAATAAACAACCTCTAGATCTAACCATTGTATATAAAGATGGTAGTTTGAATTATCACCTTACAGGAACCGATTTTTATCAAGAAATCATCAATGAAACATTATTAGAATCAAAAAAATACTGGGATCAGGAATTAATTTCAGAAAATCAAGAAGTGTATCGTGCTTCTTATCTTGCGTTTAAAATATTTAAACATTACACTCATTCTACTAAAGATTCAATAAAATCTGACCTCAAATCGCTGAGTGATGATGAACTCTTAGAACTCGTGAAATCAGAAAGTAGTAAAAACTATGCAGAAGGCTATGTAAAAGGTGTTCATGACATAGATGCTTTTAAAATATTAAAAGTATTAACAACCAAAGATCACGACTTAGGAGTATTGCGTTTCGATCCAAATACACGTGCTTTTGCACAATATTTCTGGTATAGTTTGGAATCAAAAAATCAAAAAAAATGGAATGATATTATAAAAGCTTCAGGAGAAGTTTTAGATATTTTTCCTGAAAGCAATGAATATCATAAGGTGATCACAAATCTAGAAAAAGAGATTATAAATTCATTTTCTAATGCGCTTATCGAAACCGAAGGATACTCAGAAGATACTACAAATGAAATTGCAAATTATCTATTTATAGAATTACAAAAAGATCATACCTTCTGCACTAGTCAAACAGCAAATGAATTACATGATGCATTTATCAAAGCATTAAAAAAGAAAAAAGGATTTGCCAAACTCAAAAAATCATTGGAACTAGATACTAAATCTCGTTCAAACGGAACTATTGACTGGAACTACAAAATCAACCTTGCATTACAGTGGGTATCTTCATATTTAAAAACAAATCATCCTTTACAAACCAAATATGCACATGAGGTGGTTTGTATTTTATTGTTCAAAGACGAATCTATTTCAGAAGTAATTCATGTTAACCCTTCACAAATAATAGAAGGATTAAATGGTAGCCACAACTCAATTACAGAAAATACTTTTGAGTTTAATTATCATGAATTCATTTCTAAAATGGAGCAGTTTTCTACAGTAAATGTACCTTCTTTTGGAGCATATCGCGAAGCTAAACATAAAGTTACAGAGACATTAAAAGAAGACCTTAAGCTTACTGAATTTGAGCCGAAAGTACTTTCTTCTTTTGTAAGAAATAAATTAATAGACCAGGTATATCTGCCTTTATTTGGAGATAATCTATCCAAACAATTGGGAAGTTTAGGAGACAATAAACGTACCGATCGAATGGGAATGTTATTACTTATTTCTCCTCCTGGTTACGGTAAAACGACCCTCATGGAGTATATGGCCAATCGATTGGGGTTGGTATTCATGAAAATTAATGGCCCAGCAATTGGTCACGAGGTAACCTCAGTAGATCCAATGGCAGCAAATAATTCTGCTGCTCGCGAGGAGCTAAAAAAACTTAATCTTGCTTTTGAAATGGGCAACAATGTGATGCTGTACCTAGATGACATACAGCATTGTAATCCTGAGTTTTTACAAAAATTTATCTCGCTATCTGATGGTACTCGTAAAATAGAAGGTGTATACAATGGAACTCCCAAAACCTACGATTTACGCAGTAAAAAATTCTGTGTAATTATGGCAGGAAATCCATATACCGAAAGCGGAGAGAAATTCCAGATTCCAGACATGTTAGCCAATCGAGCAGATATCTATAATCTGGGAGATATTATTGGAGATACTGCAAATCTGTTTAAATTAAGTTTGATAGAAAATTCGATGACCTCTAACCCTATTCTTCATCAGTTAAGTGGTAAACATTATGAAGATATCTACCATTTAATAGAAATGGCAGAAACCGGATCAAAGGAAGGTATAGAATTACAAGGAAATCATACTAAACAAGAAATACAAGATTATTTGGCAGTACTTGAAAAAGTAATCATCATCCGTAATACAATACTAAAAGTAAACGAAACCTATATTAAATCTGCCGCAATGGAAGATGCCTATCGTGTTGAACCTTCATTCAAATTACAAGGTTCTTATCGTGATATGAATAAATTAGTAGCCAAAATAGTTCCAATTATGAATGAAAAAGAATTGCAGACTCTACTCCTCTCTCATTATGAAAATGAATCACAAACCCTAACCAGTGCTGCTGAAGCTAACCTGTTAAAATACAAAGAAATGACTCAGTCCATTGAAAAAGAAGAGGTTATTCGTTGGGAAGCAATGAAAGAAACTTTCACAAAAAACAATGCATTAAAAGGCTTTGGAGATAAAAACGAAATGGCTCAAGTTTTAGCACAAATGATGCAATTTAGTGATCACCTAGCCGGAATCCAGGAAGTATTGAAGAAAGGATTAGATAAAAAATGA
- a CDS encoding MarR family winged helix-turn-helix transcriptional regulator: MQDKLQEYAELGLGSRLKRLSEFVMKEIQVVYTSCHIDFDPYLFPIFKIIIDQGHTTTTDIQEKLHYTQPAITQALKKLMDKELVEYKIDTSDKRKKLFQLTKKGNETHQIMIPLWKIIDEQVKWLTEGTATSLIRHLTHLEDQLRKKSLSERILEKYQISSL; the protein is encoded by the coding sequence ATGCAAGATAAATTACAAGAATATGCAGAACTAGGCTTAGGGTCGAGATTAAAGCGTCTAAGCGAATTTGTGATGAAAGAAATTCAAGTTGTATATACTTCTTGTCATATTGATTTTGATCCTTACTTATTTCCAATTTTTAAAATCATAATAGATCAGGGTCATACTACTACAACTGATATACAGGAAAAGCTACACTACACTCAACCTGCCATCACACAAGCACTAAAAAAACTAATGGATAAAGAATTGGTCGAATATAAAATCGATACATCTGATAAAAGAAAAAAATTATTTCAATTAACAAAAAAAGGCAATGAGACACATCAAATTATGATTCCATTATGGAAAATAATTGACGAACAAGTAAAATGGTTAACTGAAGGAACCGCAACAAGCCTTATCAGGCACTTAACCCATCTAGAAGATCAGTTAAGAAAAAAGTCATTAAGCGAGCGTATTCTTGAAAAATATCAAATATCATCACTATGA
- a CDS encoding DUF3592 domain-containing protein — protein MNKKLIRLIAVLLLCISVLAYNTYAKKETLEKNGVSTSAVIEKISTNKYDNELSPVVENIHIRYKYMIDAEEYIKTQEISRHEHDLYFTKTGKVGDSIKIIYDSEKPTNSRIEKVK, from the coding sequence ATGAATAAAAAACTTATAAGATTAATAGCAGTTTTATTATTATGTATCAGCGTATTGGCATATAACACATACGCTAAAAAAGAAACCCTAGAAAAAAACGGGGTGAGCACATCGGCTGTAATTGAAAAAATTTCAACTAACAAATATGATAATGAATTATCACCTGTAGTTGAGAACATTCATATTAGATACAAATACATGATAGATGCTGAAGAATATATAAAAACACAAGAGATTTCAAGACATGAACACGATTTATATTTTACCAAAACTGGAAAAGTAGGAGATTCTATTAAAATCATATATGATTCTGAAAAACCTACAAATTCCAGAATTGAAAAGGTCAAATAA